ATTGGCTTTTGATCATCAAACGATTATTGATATTGCGTTAAAAAGACTTCGTACAAAAATTCAATATCAACCGATTGGCTTTAATCTCTTAAATGATGAATTTGTGTTTTCTGAACTTGAGAATCTCTATAAAACCATCATTGGACAGGAAATTGACCGTCGAAATTTCAGAAAAAAAATAATGAGTTACGGACTTTTAAATGAAACCAATAACTTAAAAAAAGAAGGCAGCGGCAGACCTGGAAAATTATTTACTTTCAATCAAGAGAAATATAAAGAACTTGAAGAGCAGGGTTTTTATTTCGAGATCAAATAAATTTAAACACAGATATCACTAATTTTTACACTAATTTTCACCAATGATTTTTCCCCTTTGTCATTCAGAACGGAGCAATGCGGAGTGAAGAATCTTTTAATGTAATTTAAAGATTCTTTCTACATCAAAATTATAAGTTCAATAAATACAATTTTAACATCAATAGGAACGGGCTTTAGCCCGTTTTTTAATAAACAAAAATTCCAATCGGCTTTAGCCAAAAACTTAAATGAACAATAATCATTTGTGCTATTAGTGAAAAATATTTGTGTAATTCGTGTTTTATAAAATAAATTTTTATACCTGAAAATCAATCAATTAAATTAATTAGCGTAAAATAAACACAAATAAATTTGGAAGTTAAAACCATAATCTTTTACATTTGTGTAATAATAACGCAATCATGATACACATTAGAAAATATCATTAAGAAATTTCAGAATAAAGAAAAATTAGATTTTCTATTCTTTTGGGGACATACTGTGAAAGAAGAAATTACAAAAGCATGTTTCAGCCAATGGTTTCCTTATGAATTTGAAGAAAATGGAATGAGTTATAAAACTGCTGAACATTATATGATGGCTGGAAAAGCTAAATTATTTAATGATATTGAAACTTTAGAACAAATTTTAAAAGCAGAGACTCCAAATCAGGCAAAAAGTTTAGGAAGAAAAGTCAAAAATTTTGATCCTCAACTTTGGGATGAACATAAATATGAAATCGTAAAACAGGGAAATCTGTTGAAGTTTTCACAAAACGAAAAATTTAAAGAATTTTTGCTTTCAACAAACGATAAAATTTTGGTAGAAGCGAGTCCTTACGATACAATTTGGGGAATCGGAATGCTGGAAACGGATCCAAAAGCGGAAAATCCACAACAATGGAATGGTGAAAATTTATTAGGATTTGCTTTAATGGAAGTAAGAGACGAATTAAGAAGGTAAAAAACACAAAACCAAACATAAAATATTAATATTAAAAAGAATCCTAGCTAATCCTTTTTATTGAAATTCGAAAAGAATTAAAGCCAAACCATGCAGTTTTTAATTAGTGTAAAAACAACACAAACAAAAATAAATTATGGAAGAAGACTTAAAACCCAGATTCATCGAGTCATTACAAAGAAACAATGACCAGATAAGAGAAGACCGTGCCCGAATTATCGGAGAAGATGCAGAGCTGATTTACAGGCGGAGAGTAGAAGATATCGAACTGAAAATCAAAAGACTGGAAAGAGAACAGGAAGGCTTGATCGACATCAGTCCTTTAGACAAAAACAGTTTGACATTCGCTGATTTTCAGCCGGAAGCATTCGTTCAGAGAGACATAGAATTATCATTAATCATCAGAAATTTAAATATTCAATTAGAATTAACAAGAACAAGATTCGAATATTTATTTGGCAAAAAATTTTAAGTTATGGGAAGTACAAGATACGACATGGATGCTCGTTTCGACAGAGCAAAGAAAGCAGGATATGCATCAAAATCTGCAAGTGAGATTTTCACGCAGAATGCAAAAAGAAAAGCACATGAATCTATGAATCCACATGGTGTTTCTTTCAGAGAATCAAGAGACTCTGCGGTTCATCCGAATTCAGTTCCGATTATTTTAGGGCTTGATGTGACGGGAAGTATGGGACATATTCCTTACGATTTGATTAAAGAAGGTCTTCCAAAATTGATGGGCGGAATTATCCAAGGCGGAGTTCCTGATCCGGCACTTTTATTCTTAGGAATCGGAGATCATGAATGTGACGGTTATCCTTTGCAAGTTGGGCAATTCGAATCGGGAGATGAAGAGCTTGATATGTGGTTAACAAGAACTTACATTGAGTCTGGAGGTGGAGGAAATGCAGGAGAAAGTTATTTATTGGCTTGGTATTTTGCGGCTTTTCACACAAGAACGGATGCTTTTGAAAAGAGAAATCAAAAAGGATTATTGTTCACTGTTGGTGATGAACCTTGTCTGAAAACACTTCCTGCTTCTGCAATCCGAGAATTGATGGGAACGGGTCAACAGACTTTCAAACATACGGAACTGTTGGCTGAAGCTCAAAAGAAATATGAAGTTTTTCACATCAGCGTTTTACATTCCGGACAGGCGGTAGATGCAGATAAAGGCTGGAAAGATCTGTTGGGGCAAAACTGTTTGTCTATTGAAGATTACAGAGATGTTCCAAAGGTGATTAAAGAAGTTGTTTGCAGTAAATTTAAAGATAGTTTTACGAAAACAACAGAGAATTTAGGGTTAGATAATATTCAAATGTATTAAGAAATGAAAACAGCACAAATAATTATAGGCTTAGGATTTGGGGACGAAGGCAAAGGCATTACCACCGATTTTCTGGCTCAGCAAAATCCTGAGTCTGTAGTTATTCGGTTTTCAGGAGGTCAACAGGCGGCGCATACGGTGATGATTGATGAGAAAAAACACATTCATTCCAGCTTTGCGAGTGGTGCGCTGCGTGGTTTGCCTTCGTATTTTACAGAACATTGCACGATTCACCCGACGTTTTTATTCAATGAAAGAGAAGAGTTAATTCAGAAAAACGGAAATATAGAATTGTATATTCATCCGTTGGCGAAAGTGACAACACCTTTTGATGTTTTGTACAACAGAAAAAATGTCAAAAACTTAGAACACGGAACCTGCGGAAAAGGGGTTGGTGCAACGATGAAAAGAAATGAAAGTCCGTACAAGTTATTTGCAGTTGATTTAATCGCTCCAAGAACAATGTTGATTGAAAAATTGAAAGGAATCGCCAATTATTATGGTTTTGAAGAAGGAGAAGAAATTGAAAACGCGTTGCAGGATTTTTTGGAAGCTATTGATAAAATACATTGGAAAATAGAAGGTTATGAGTATTTAAAATCATTTAATCATCTTATTTTTGAAGGAAGCCAGGGAATTTTATTGGATATGGATCACGGTGTTTTTCCGAATGTAACTTTTGCAAATACAACTTCTAAAAATGCGTATGAAATCTGTCAGTTATTAAAGATTGAAAATGTTGAAATTTTTTATGTGACAAGATCTTATTCAACCCGTCACGGAAGTGGATGGATGAGTAGTGAAAAATCGCTAAACCTTAAAAATAATCAAGAGGAAACTTGTACTTTTAATGAATTTCAAAAGGATTTGCGTTTCGGTGATCTGGATTATGATTTATTGAATTATGCCTTGAAATTGGATGAAGCTTACGTTGTTGCGCAAAAGAAAAATCTAGTGGTAACTTGTCTTGATCAGTTGGATGAAGCATTTAAAATAGAAAATCTTAAGGTGAAATTTGATCAGGTTTTTGGATCTTATTCGCCTTGTTCCAAGGATTTTAAAAGAATTGATTAAACATTGTGAACTTAGCTAAGTGAAACGCCTTTGCGAACTTAAAAGCAGATAGTAGTAAATAAAGCTTTGTGGACTTTGCGTTAAAAATAATATTAAAAACACAACGATGAAAAAAATATATGTATCTGGAAATGGGAATGTAACATGGGAAAACTTTCATCAATTTTATATTGAACCATTAAAAAAACTAAATCTTTCCGAATACGAATTTATTATAGGAGATTTTTCAGGAACTGATACTTTGATGATGGAATTTTTAAAAGATAAATCTGAAAACGTAACGATTCTTCATGTAGGAATAAGACCAAGATATTTTGCCAATTTGTTTAAAACAAAGGCAGAGAAATGGAAAATAGTAGGTGGTTTTACTTCTGATTATGAAAGAGATCAATTTGGAATTGAACATTGTACACACTTTTTAGCCGCTGATTTTAATACTGATGAAAAAAGAAAAAGTGGAACACTAAAAAACATTGAAAAGTGCCGAAGTTTAAATAAAATTGAAATTTAATCAACATGAAAACAATAACATATTTGAAAGGAGAGGCAACAAATCCGCAGACTGAAGGAAATAAAATTATTAGTCAAAATTTATCATCATAAAGAACTCTTGGTGATCTTCGTTAAGTGAAACGCCTTTGCGAACTTAAAAAATATACATCAAGTTTTAAAAACAAAATCTTTGCGGCCTTTGCGTTAAAAAACAAATTAAAAATATAAAAAAGCACAACCATGAAAACTATAACATTATACAGACCCGTCGGAGAAAAAGAAATGATTTTAATTATCGAAAGCAATTACAAAAAATTTCCTCCAAGACTGGAATGGCAACCAATTTTTTATCCTGTTTTGGATGTGTATTATGCTTCCGAAATTGCAGAAAAATGGAACACGAGAGATGAAGCAGGAAATTATCTTGGTTTTGTTACCCAATTTGAAGTGTTGGAAGAAGAGATCAATAAATATCCTGCCCAAAATGTTGGAGCAAGAGATCACAATGAACTATGGGTTCCTTCGGAAGAAATGGATACTTTTAATCAGGCGATTGTAGGAAATATTAAAGTGACAAAAGTATTTATGGGGAAAGATTTTAAAGAGCCTGCAAATGCTGATGTAGAAAATTTATTATTAAACATAAAAAAACTGACGATGACAAATAAAGGAATGGCAAAAGATACATTGGAAATCCTTGCCAAGAAATTTTATATAAACGAACACAACGAAAAAATAAATATAGAAAATGAACTGGAAACTTCTACGAAGGGAACCATTTTGTTTTCACCGGAAGAACTTTCGGAAATGACAAAAAATGAACTTCCTGAAACTGATTTTCAAACTCAGTTTGAAGTCTGGAGATGCAGTTCTTTAAAAGCAATTTTACAATTAACCGAAGAAGAAAATCAGGAAAAACTCATGTGTCTGAATTTCGCATCGGCAAAAAATCCGGGCGGTGGTTTCATCAATGGTGCCGAAGCTCAGGAAGAAAGTCTCGCAAGAACTTCTGGATTATATGAAAGTTTGCTTCAAGGCTGGGATTATTACAAAATTCATCGCGAAATGGAATCTTGTTTCTACACCGATACGATGATTTATAGTCCGAAAGTTCCGGTTTTCAGAAAAGATAAAGGCGAATTGTTATCGAAGCCAGTTTTGTGTAATTTCATTACCTCTCCGGCGGTGAATGCAGGAGTTGTAAAACGTCAGGAACCGGAAAGAGCTCACGAGATTTTCGGCGCAATGGATGTAAGAACAGATAAAATGCTGGCTTTGGCTTTAAGTCAGGGAAATGAAACCTTGATTTTAGGAGCTTGGGGATGTGGTGTTTTTAAAAATGATCCAAACGAAATTGCAGAATTATTTAAAAAGCATCTTCACGGAAAGTATAAAAATAAATTTAAAAGAGTGGTTTTTGCGATTCTCTCAAAAAAGGAGGAAATGATAAAACCGTTTGAAGGAATATAATGGAAAAAAATAAACTCTTACTCGCTTCAAAATCACTTACAGGAATTTCTGTTGGCGATGCTTTTGGAGAAAGCTTTTTCGGAGAAGAAAATTTGATGAAAAGTTATATTCAAGAGAGAATCGTTCCTGAAAGTTCTTTGGATTTTACTGATGATACGATTATGGCAATTGCTGTTTTCAAATCTTTGGAAAAATTTGGTAAGATCAATCAAGATTTTTTGGCGGAAGAGTTTACAAAAAATTATTATTTAGACATCAATAGAGGATACGGACCTTCAATGCATCAGTATTTTAGAGCAATAAAAGAAGGAGAAAACTGGAATGAAGTTTCTTATTCAAAGTTTGAAGGACAAGGCTCAATGGGAAATGGAGGTGCGATGAGAGCTTCGCTAGTTGGAGCTTATTTTTATGACGATTTGGATCAGCTTAAATTGAATGCAGCACTTTCTTGTGAAGTGACTCATGCCAATAAAGAGGCGATTGAAGGAACAAAAGCAATTGCATTGGCAGCAGCTTTTGCTATTCAGGAAAATTTGAGATTGATAAAACTTAGCCAACAGGATTTTATTCAAAAAATTCAAGATGAACTAGATGATTCTGATATGAAAAGTAAGCTAAACAAAGCTTTATATTTAGATGGAAATCCAAGCATTGAATTATTAGTTAAAACTTTAGGAAACGGAATTAACATGACTGCTCAAGATACCATTCCGATTGTTGTTTGGATGCTTTCGAGATACAGAAATAATTTTGAAGAATGTCTTTGGAATACCGTTTCTGCATTGGGAGACAGAGATACAACCTGTGCAATGGCAGCAGGAATAAGCATTTTATGTTGTGATGGACACTCAGTTCCTGATTGGACTAAAAATGTTGAAAATTGGAAAAACAGCAGATTTTATGAAAATTGAATTAATAAAAGGAGATATCACCAAAATACAAGCAGATGCAATTGTTAATGCTGCCAATTCGTCCTTACTTGGAGGAGGTGGAGTTGATGGAGCGATTCATCGCGCAGGAGGGAAACAGATTTTAGATGAATGTATTGAAATCAGAAACCGACAAGGAAAATGCACAACAGGAGAAGCTGTTGTAACAACAGCCGGAAATATTACTGCGAAATATGTGATTCACACAGTCGGTCCCGTTTGGAATGACAATGAAGAAAAAGACTCAAAACTATTAGCAAATTGCTATAAAAATTCTTTAAAATTGGCTGAAAGCTTAGGGATAAAAACAATTGCTTTTCCAAATATCAGTACAGGAGTGTATAGGTTCCAAAAGAATTGGCTGGAAAAATTGCTGTTGATGAGGTGAAAAATTTCAAATCAGAAGTTATAGAAAAAATTATTTTCGTCTGTTTTGATGACGAAAATGAAGAGATTTATAAGAAATTATTGGAATGAATTTAAATATTCCGAATTTAAATAATCTCGCAGATTAATTCGATTGAGCAGATAAAAAGATTTGCATAATTTGCTAAATCTGCGAGAGATAAAAATTAAACAAATGAAAAAACTAACCATATTAACCGGCGCGGGAATCAGTGCCGAAAGCGGAATAAAAACCTTCAGAGACGGAGATGGTCTTTGGGAAAATCATAGTATAACCGATGTGGCGAGTCCGGAAGGATGGCGAAAAGACAGAGCTTTGGTATTGGAGTTTTACAATCAGAGACGTCGTCAGCTTCATGAAGTTGAGCCAAACGATGC
Above is a genomic segment from Chryseobacterium mulctrae containing:
- a CDS encoding NADAR family protein; this translates as MIKKFQNKEKLDFLFFWGHTVKEEITKACFSQWFPYEFEENGMSYKTAEHYMMAGKAKLFNDIETLEQILKAETPNQAKSLGRKVKNFDPQLWDEHKYEIVKQGNLLKFSQNEKFKEFLLSTNDKILVEASPYDTIWGIGMLETDPKAENPQQWNGENLLGFALMEVRDELRR
- a CDS encoding TIGR02452 family protein, which gives rise to MKTITLYRPVGEKEMILIIESNYKKFPPRLEWQPIFYPVLDVYYASEIAEKWNTRDEAGNYLGFVTQFEVLEEEINKYPAQNVGARDHNELWVPSEEMDTFNQAIVGNIKVTKVFMGKDFKEPANADVENLLLNIKKLTMTNKGMAKDTLEILAKKFYINEHNEKINIENELETSTKGTILFSPEELSEMTKNELPETDFQTQFEVWRCSSLKAILQLTEEENQEKLMCLNFASAKNPGGGFINGAEAQEESLARTSGLYESLLQGWDYYKIHREMESCFYTDTMIYSPKVPVFRKDKGELLSKPVLCNFITSPAVNAGVVKRQEPERAHEIFGAMDVRTDKMLALALSQGNETLILGAWGCGVFKNDPNEIAELFKKHLHGKYKNKFKRVVFAILSKKEEMIKPFEGI
- a CDS encoding macro domain-containing protein; this translates as MKIELIKGDITKIQADAIVNAANSSLLGGGGVDGAIHRAGGKQILDECIEIRNRQGKCTTGEAVVTTAGNITAKYVIHTVGPVWNDNEEKDSKLLANCYKNSLKLAESLGIKTIAFPNISTGVYRFQKNWLEKLLLMR
- a CDS encoding ADP-ribosylglycohydrolase family protein, with translation MEKNKLLLASKSLTGISVGDAFGESFFGEENLMKSYIQERIVPESSLDFTDDTIMAIAVFKSLEKFGKINQDFLAEEFTKNYYLDINRGYGPSMHQYFRAIKEGENWNEVSYSKFEGQGSMGNGGAMRASLVGAYFYDDLDQLKLNAALSCEVTHANKEAIEGTKAIALAAAFAIQENLRLIKLSQQDFIQKIQDELDDSDMKSKLNKALYLDGNPSIELLVKTLGNGINMTAQDTIPIVVWMLSRYRNNFEECLWNTVSALGDRDTTCAMAAGISILCCDGHSVPDWTKNVENWKNSRFYEN
- a CDS encoding adenylosuccinate synthetase, which encodes MKTAQIIIGLGFGDEGKGITTDFLAQQNPESVVIRFSGGQQAAHTVMIDEKKHIHSSFASGALRGLPSYFTEHCTIHPTFLFNEREELIQKNGNIELYIHPLAKVTTPFDVLYNRKNVKNLEHGTCGKGVGATMKRNESPYKLFAVDLIAPRTMLIEKLKGIANYYGFEEGEEIENALQDFLEAIDKIHWKIEGYEYLKSFNHLIFEGSQGILLDMDHGVFPNVTFANTTSKNAYEICQLLKIENVEIFYVTRSYSTRHGSGWMSSEKSLNLKNNQEETCTFNEFQKDLRFGDLDYDLLNYALKLDEAYVVAQKKNLVVTCLDQLDEAFKIENLKVKFDQVFGSYSPCSKDFKRID